TGCGCTACTTCATCACACCGATCTCGCGGAAATATCTCGCGACAGCGGGATGAATCAACTCCGGCTTCGGCGCGGCCGCAACCGTGTTCGCGGCCGTGGTCTCGCAGGCCTGCGGTAGCTTCTTGCAGAACTCGCCCTCGACGCCGTGCAGCGTCTTCGCCAGGCGATACGCGACATCGTCGGGCAGGTCCTCGCGCGTGAGCACAAAGCTCCAGGAGCCGAGCGAGGCGATCGGCGCGGTCTGCGTCGGATAGGAGCCGGCCGGCACCGTCAGCGGCTTGAGGAAGGAATGCTTTGCGCGGATACGCGCGATCTCGTCGGCGTTGGGCGCAATGAAGCGCGCGCCCGACGCGCTCGATGCGACCGCGGCAAAGCCCGGCCAGCCGATGCCGGCGCCCCAGAGCGCGGCGACGCGGCCGTCTTCCACCATCGCGGGACCGTCGCCGGCGCGGTCGAGATAGATCGCCTTGAAGTCCTCGTCCTGCTTGAGGCCGAGGCCGTCGAGCACGTAGCGCGCAAGGATCGGCAGGCCCGAGCCCTTCGCGCCGAACGCCACCGGCTGGCCGACGAGATCGCGGATGGTCTTGTACGGGCTATCCGCCCGCACCACGAACATGCCGGGGTTGGAATAGATCGCGGTAAGAATCTTCAGCGCTACCTTCGCGCGGCCGATGCCGGCGAAGGCCTCATAGGCCGGCTCGCCGGCGACCAAAGCGAGGTCGAGCTCGCCCTTCTCCAGCAGCGGAATGTTCTCGTTGCTGCCCTTGGTGTTGCGCGGGGCGATGATGAGCTGCGGATCGGCCGCGTTCATCATTTCGGCAAAGGCATTGCCATAGAGTGGGAAGCCGCCGCCGGGCGTCGCGGTGCCGAGACTGATTGTGGTTTTCGAGATGGCCTTGTCTCCGTCTTCTTGGCTTTGGGCCGAGGCTGCGCCTGCAAACAGCACCACACCCAGCATGATCAGCGAACGAAGTTTCATCAGGGCTCCTCGGCAAACGGCTGCTGCGTCAAGCTGAACTTGTGACGATGTAGGCAGCCGCTCGATTTTATGGAAGCATGACGGCAACGACAATAAAGCAATGGGAGGCGTCATGCTGGGAGTTTTGCGTCGCGGTCTTTTCGGTCTTGCTCTTCTGTCCAGCCTCGCCGGCGCTTCACCCGCAGCCTCCGCCGCCGACTACCCGAACCGCCCCGTGCACTGGCTGATCGGCTTCGCCGCCGGCGGCCCCGTGGACATCGTGGCACGGATCATGGCGCAGTGGCTGTCGGATCGTTTCGGCCAGCAGTTCATCGTCGAGAACCGCACTGGAAGCGGCGGCAACATCGCGGCCGCCGCGGCGATCAACTCTGCGCCCGACGGCTACACGCTGCTGTTCGTCGCGCCCAACAACGCGATCTCGACCTCGCTGTACAAGAAGCTGCCATTCGACTTCCTGCGTGACACCACGCCGGTCGCGAGCATCATGCAGCTCACCAACATGCTGGTCGTCTCCAATGCCATGCCGGTGAAGACCGTCCAGGAGTTCATCGACTATTGCAAGGCCAATCCCGGCCAGATCTCCTATGCGTCCTCCGGCAACGGCACCTCGGTGCACATGTCGGCGGAGCTGTTCAAGGCGATGACCAAATGCGACATGGTGCACGTGCCCTATAGGGGATCGGCGATCGCCTTCCCCGACATCATCTCCAACAAGGTGCAGCTGATCTTCGACAACCTGCCCTCCGCGCTGGAGCAGGCGCGCGGCGGCAATGTCCGCGCGCTCGGCGTCACCTCGCCAAAACGCTGGCCGAGCGTGCCTGACGTTCCCGCCATCGCCGAGACGGTGCCGGGATTCGAATCGGTCGGCTTCTACGGCATCTCGGCGCCCAAGGGCACGCCAGGCGAGATCGTCGATCTCCTCAACAAGGCCGTCGGCGAGGCGCTGAAAGACCCGAAGCTGGTGGCGCGGCTCGCCGAGACCGGCGGCATCCCCAGGCCAATGACATCAGCCGAGTTCGGCAAGCTGGTCACCGACGAGACGGAGAAATGGCGCAAGGTGGTCGAGTTCGCCGGGGTGTCGGTGGACTGATTGGCGGGATTGCGCCCTGGCCGAGGCCCGTGAACGGGCGGAGCAGACCCCACCCCGATCAAAATGTCGAAAACAACCCCATGCAAAGTAGAAGTGGCGGTGTGGACGGATGCGAGCGACGCCCGGACAGTTGACACGTCGGGCAAAACAGGAGCATAAGCGCAACATCGCAAATTTCGGTAATTCGTAAGCGACAGGTCAGGTATCGCTCGGGGGCGATGCCTGCGCTTCGGTCGTCGGGGTCGGCATTGCACCCTCGGCTCAGGCCCTGTAAACGGACGGCGCACCGTTGCCGGCCGCTACCAAAGCGGCCGCCTCGCGGCGGGGCCTGTAGCTCAATGGTTAGAGCCGGCCGCTCATAACGGTCTGGTTGCAGGTTCGAGTCCTGCCGGGCCCACCAGCCTTCGCTCGCTTCGCGAGCTTCGGCTCGGCAAGCCAGCGCCACAAGCGACCAGCGAAGGGTGTCACGCCGAAGCGCGCAGGGCGAAGATGGACTGGCGCAAGATCAGAGGCACCGCACCAGCAATGCCCCACTTCAATACTCATCCAGTAGTCTGCAGACTACCGCTCCACAGCTGGTCCGAATACCGTGTCTGTCACTCGATCGTAGATCCGGCTGCTTGCGCATACGAGAACGACATCAATGGGCATGCCGGCCGCCTGAGGCCGGCACTGAGCTTCGTATTTCCAGGATCAGATGGAGATTAACCGGCGATGCCGGTGTTGACGTACGTGGTAATGACCATCGGGTAAGCGCCGCCGCCTGTGACGTCGAGCTGATCGTCCGGCAGCGCATCAGTCATGGAAGCGACCGGCGCCTTTGCCTGCGCGGGTTCGCTGGGTTGGATAGTCTCGGAACGCGCTCCATTCGTCTCAGACGTATTTTCGGCCATTCGCAGCTCCTTTTGCATCCGATCTCGTTGCCCGCGACGGGAGTCTATGCCGCCGCATTTCGATGTGTCTGGGCCGGCAAGGCAAGGTTCAACATCCAGCCCGGGACTCGAGCGTCCTTGCTGGTAATTCAGCCCGCATGCCCTTCACATTCCAGTGAGGAATTTATACCTGCAGTCCTCCCAATTCAAGTAAAGGTTGCAGCACGCCGGGTCCGGGTGCCGCAAGTGCAGATAGTGACTTGAAAGCGTTGGTCTTTTGAGGCCAAATCCGATGGGGCGGGGGTCGGGGTCCCGCCGTTGGTGGGGGCTGCATGAGGGGCGGGATCAATCGGATGTTTCGGGAGGCCGCGATCGAGCGGTTGTCCCATCCCGATCAACTCGATCATGTCGTTGGCATTACGCGGCCATACGACTGGGTCGCTGCCCTGGCGCTCGCTGCCGGAATCGTGGTGCTGCTGGCCTGGGGAGTGCTGGGCCGCATTCCCACCCGGGTTTCGGGCGAAGGCATCCTGCTCAGCAGCGGCGGCCGACTGGTCGATGCCGTTTCGGCCGTCAGAGGGCGACTCGCATCTATCGATGTGCGGATCGGAGACGAGGTCCGCAGTGACCAGGAAATCGCGCGTGTCGTGCAGCCGGACGTCGAGCTGCGACTGCAGCAGGCACGAGATGTGCTTAAGGAGCGCGAGCGCGAACATTCCGATTTGATCGCGGCGATCTCGCGCGAGATCGAAGCCAAGCTCGGCAATTTCGCAGCGCAGGAGTCGGGCCTGCGCGAAGTCGCCGCCTTTGCCGAGCGGCGCGCCGCCTATCTGGTCGATGAGGTCGCCAAGCTCGAGCCCGCTGCCGCCGGCGGCTATGTGACCAGGAAATACCTCGAGGACCGTCGCGTCGAGCTCAATGCGGCGCGCGAACGGATCACCGATTCCAAAAACGAGATTCTCAAATTGAATGCGCAGCGGCTCGAGCTGCAGAGCCAGCGCGAGCGAGACCGATTGCAATCGGAATTCAAGGTGAATGATGCGAGACGCACGGTCGAGCAGCTTGCGGGTGAGCTCGAACGCGGATCGCGCATCCTCAGCCCGGCCGATGGCCGGATCGTCGAGGTGAAGGTTTCCAATGCGGTGGTACTGGCCGTGGGCACGCCGGTCGTCCAGATCGAAACCGCGAGCCCGACATTGGAGGCGACGATCTACATGCCGCCCGACCTCGGCAAGTCGATCAAGCCGGGAATGGAGGTCCGGGTCGAGCCGAACCCGGTCAAGCGCGAGGAGTACGGCGCGATCATCGGAACGGTCGCCGCGGTGTCCGACTTCCCGGTGACCCCCGAAGGAATGGCTGCCGAACTGCATAACGACACGCTGGTGAAACGCTTTTCGGAGAAGGGCGCACCCTACGCCATGCGCGTGGCGCTGGAGCGCGACGGCTTGACATCAAGCGGCTATCGATGGACGTCGGGCAAGGGTCCGGCGCTCGTGCTGTCCAGCGGCACGCTGGCTCGTGCCGAAGTGACCACGCGCGAGCAAGCGCCGATCAATCTCCTGGTCCCGACGGTCAGGCGGTTGACCGGGATCGGCGGCTAGGATTGCGCATGAGCGCATCATCCGCACCACCGCGCCGAGCTGGAGGAAGCCCGTTGCTCCGCTTGCGTGATCTTCTCCAGGCAATGGCCTTTCGTGCGCGCCGACGATCGATCACGCCGACCGTTCTACAGATGGAAGCACTGGAATGCGGAGCGGCATCGCTGGCGATGGTGCTTGCGCATTACGGGCGATGGGTACCGCTGGAGACACTGCGGGTCGCGTGCGGTGTATCCCGTGACGGCAGCAAGGCCAGCAACCTTCTGAAAGCCGCGCGGAGTTTTGGATTGGAAGCGAAAGGTTTTCGCAAGGAGCCGGAAGCGCTGAACGACCTGCCGATGCCGGCAATTCTCTTCTGGAACTTCAATCATTTCGTGGTGCTGGAGCGAATCGACGCAGATTGCGCCGAAATCAACGACCCTGCAGTCGGACGTTGCAAGGTCGAGCGCGCGGAGTTCAATCTTGCCTTCACCGGCGTCGTGCTGGCGATGGAGCCGGGCTCGGACTTCAAGACCGGTGGCGCGAAGCCGAATTTCTCCGCGATGCTATGGCGGTTGCTCCAGGGATCCCAGCGTGCCGTGATGCTGCTGATCGTCCTGAGCATGGCTTTGGCGATCCCGACGATCCTTGTGCCTACCTTCGTCAAGATATTCATCGATCATGTTCTGATCATGCACGTGGAAGGGTGGTTCAGGCCGCTCCTGATCGGTCTCGCACTGACGGCCCTCGGGCGCGCCCTGATCACGGCTTTCCAGCAGTCGCTGCTGCTGAGGCTCCAGACCAAGCTGACCGTGACCATGGTCGGAAAGCTGCTGTGGCATCTCATGGCAGTGCCCATGGACTTCTTCACCCAGCGTCATGCCGGCGAGATTGCCAGCCGCGTCAGCGCCAGCGAGGAGATCGCGGAATTGGTATCGAGCGGGCTTGCGACCAGCGCGCTCAATTTGGTTTCGATGATCTTCATCGCAGCGGCCATGGCGCTGTACGACCCCCTGCTGGCCGCGATCAGCATTGCGGTTGCGCTGGTGAATGTGCTGTTGCTTGCGTTCATCGCTCGTGAGCGTGAAGGGCTCAATCGCAAGCTTGCGATAGACAAGGCGAAGTTGACCGCGAACACGATCGAGATCGTCCGGTCTATCGAAACGATCAAGGCTGGCGGGCTCGAGAACGACGCGTTCGCCCGCTGGAGCGGCTTCCAAGCCAAGGTTCTGAATGCGGAACGAGATCTTGGACTGTATTCCACCATTCTCGAGATCTGTCCCGTAGTTCTGACCGGCTTGTCCTGTGCCATCGTGCTCGGGCT
This region of Bradyrhizobium sp. CCGUVB1N3 genomic DNA includes:
- a CDS encoding TAXI family TRAP transporter solute-binding subunit; translation: MKLRSLIMLGVVLFAGAASAQSQEDGDKAISKTTISLGTATPGGGFPLYGNAFAEMMNAADPQLIIAPRNTKGSNENIPLLEKGELDLALVAGEPAYEAFAGIGRAKVALKILTAIYSNPGMFVVRADSPYKTIRDLVGQPVAFGAKGSGLPILARYVLDGLGLKQDEDFKAIYLDRAGDGPAMVEDGRVAALWGAGIGWPGFAAVASSASGARFIAPNADEIARIRAKHSFLKPLTVPAGSYPTQTAPIASLGSWSFVLTREDLPDDVAYRLAKTLHGVEGEFCKKLPQACETTAANTVAAAPKPELIHPAVARYFREIGVMK
- a CDS encoding tripartite tricarboxylate transporter substrate binding protein, producing the protein MLGVLRRGLFGLALLSSLAGASPAASAADYPNRPVHWLIGFAAGGPVDIVARIMAQWLSDRFGQQFIVENRTGSGGNIAAAAAINSAPDGYTLLFVAPNNAISTSLYKKLPFDFLRDTTPVASIMQLTNMLVVSNAMPVKTVQEFIDYCKANPGQISYASSGNGTSVHMSAELFKAMTKCDMVHVPYRGSAIAFPDIISNKVQLIFDNLPSALEQARGGNVRALGVTSPKRWPSVPDVPAIAETVPGFESVGFYGISAPKGTPGEIVDLLNKAVGEALKDPKLVARLAETGGIPRPMTSAEFGKLVTDETEKWRKVVEFAGVSVD
- a CDS encoding NHLP bacteriocin system secretion protein is translated as MFREAAIERLSHPDQLDHVVGITRPYDWVAALALAAGIVVLLAWGVLGRIPTRVSGEGILLSSGGRLVDAVSAVRGRLASIDVRIGDEVRSDQEIARVVQPDVELRLQQARDVLKEREREHSDLIAAISREIEAKLGNFAAQESGLREVAAFAERRAAYLVDEVAKLEPAAAGGYVTRKYLEDRRVELNAARERITDSKNEILKLNAQRLELQSQRERDRLQSEFKVNDARRTVEQLAGELERGSRILSPADGRIVEVKVSNAVVLAVGTPVVQIETASPTLEATIYMPPDLGKSIKPGMEVRVEPNPVKREEYGAIIGTVAAVSDFPVTPEGMAAELHNDTLVKRFSEKGAPYAMRVALERDGLTSSGYRWTSGKGPALVLSSGTLARAEVTTREQAPINLLVPTVRRLTGIGG
- a CDS encoding NHLP family bacteriocin export ABC transporter peptidase/permease/ATPase subunit, encoding MLRLRDLLQAMAFRARRRSITPTVLQMEALECGAASLAMVLAHYGRWVPLETLRVACGVSRDGSKASNLLKAARSFGLEAKGFRKEPEALNDLPMPAILFWNFNHFVVLERIDADCAEINDPAVGRCKVERAEFNLAFTGVVLAMEPGSDFKTGGAKPNFSAMLWRLLQGSQRAVMLLIVLSMALAIPTILVPTFVKIFIDHVLIMHVEGWFRPLLIGLALTALGRALITAFQQSLLLRLQTKLTVTMVGKLLWHLMAVPMDFFTQRHAGEIASRVSASEEIAELVSSGLATSALNLVSMIFIAAAMALYDPLLAAISIAVALVNVLLLAFIAREREGLNRKLAIDKAKLTANTIEIVRSIETIKAGGLENDAFARWSGFQAKVLNAERDLGLYSTILEICPVVLTGLSCAIVLGLGSLRIMEGALTIGGLVALQALLLSLVEPVNALVQQTSALPAIKANLLRVEDVFNYANDAARPTIATERKPPEMPAKLSGHIRLVDVSFGYSALEPPLIAGLSLEIEPGRRIAFVGASGSGKSTIGRLMSGLYRPWSGEILIDGWSIDHIPRQVFSGSVAYVDQDILLFEGTARSNVTLWDDTIAQAGLSRAVRDASIHEDLSVRAGNYDCHVAEDGRNFSGGQRQRLEIARALAGNPSILILDEATSALDPGVEKMIDDNLLRRACTCIIVAHRLSTIRDCDEILVMSQGRVVQRGTHRDLLAEGGEYLRLLTAE